Proteins encoded together in one Microbacterium sp. ABRD28 window:
- the pyrH gene encoding UMP kinase, whose translation MIDETSHRRRVLLKLSGEAFGGGQLGVNPDIVSQIAREIAAAVDRVEIAVVVGGGNFFRGAELSQRGMDRGRADYMGMLGTVMNALALQDFLEQAGAATRVQSAISMTQVAEPYIPRRAERHMEKGRVVIFGAGAGLPYFSTDTVAAQRALEIGAIEVLVAKNGVDGVYTADPRKDATATRIDRITYIDALQRGLKVVDSTAFSLCMDNGMDMRVFGMEPEGNVTRALLGESIGTLVTV comes from the coding sequence GTGATCGATGAGACGAGCCACCGCCGTCGTGTTCTGCTGAAGCTGTCCGGGGAGGCGTTCGGCGGAGGACAGCTCGGGGTCAATCCCGACATCGTCAGCCAGATCGCCCGCGAGATCGCTGCTGCGGTCGATCGCGTGGAGATCGCCGTCGTCGTCGGCGGCGGCAATTTCTTCCGGGGGGCCGAGCTGAGCCAGCGGGGGATGGACCGGGGCCGGGCCGATTACATGGGCATGCTCGGCACCGTGATGAACGCGCTCGCCCTGCAGGATTTCCTCGAGCAGGCGGGCGCCGCCACGCGCGTCCAGTCGGCGATCTCGATGACTCAGGTCGCCGAGCCGTACATCCCGCGCCGTGCCGAGCGTCACATGGAGAAGGGCCGCGTCGTCATCTTCGGCGCCGGAGCAGGACTGCCGTACTTCTCCACCGACACCGTCGCCGCACAGCGCGCCCTGGAGATCGGAGCGATCGAGGTCCTGGTCGCGAAGAACGGCGTCGACGGCGTCTACACCGCCGACCCGCGGAAGGACGCGACCGCGACCCGCATCGATCGCATCACCTACATCGATGCACTCCAGCGCGGTCTGAAGGTCGTCGACTCGACCGCGTTCAGCCTGTGCATGGACAACGGCATGGACATGCGCGTGTTCGGGATGGAGCCGGAGGGCAACGTCACCCGGGCCCTCCTGGGCGAGTCCATCGGCACCCTGGTGACCGTCTGA
- the tsf gene encoding translation elongation factor Ts — MANFTIADIKALREQLGTGMVDTKKALEEADGDVEKAVEILRLKGAKGNAKRADRSTSEGLIAAREQDGKVTMIELACETDFVAKNDRFVALAEKVVEAAAAAGADSVDAALAAPAGAQTVAGAQTVAELISDEAAIIGEKVELRRVRTLAGDNFEVYLHKTNKDLPPQVGVVLAYSGDDAETARSLAQHISFANPSYLSRDEVPEEDVEKERQIVTEISRNEGKPEAALPKIVEGRVNAFFKQVSLLDQDYARDNKLSVAQVAKDAGLTLTGFARFKVGA; from the coding sequence ATGGCAAACTTCACCATCGCTGACATCAAGGCTCTTCGCGAGCAGCTCGGCACCGGAATGGTCGACACCAAGAAGGCCCTCGAGGAGGCCGACGGCGATGTCGAGAAGGCCGTCGAGATCCTGCGCCTGAAGGGCGCGAAGGGCAACGCCAAGCGTGCCGACCGCTCCACGAGCGAGGGCCTCATCGCGGCCCGCGAGCAGGACGGCAAGGTCACCATGATAGAGCTCGCCTGCGAGACCGACTTCGTCGCCAAGAACGACCGCTTCGTCGCTCTGGCCGAGAAGGTCGTCGAGGCCGCTGCGGCCGCCGGTGCCGACTCCGTCGACGCCGCCCTGGCAGCGCCCGCCGGTGCGCAGACGGTCGCCGGTGCGCAGACGGTCGCCGAGCTCATCTCGGACGAGGCCGCGATCATCGGTGAGAAGGTCGAGCTGCGTCGCGTGCGGACGCTCGCCGGTGACAACTTCGAGGTCTACCTGCACAAGACCAACAAGGACCTGCCCCCGCAGGTCGGAGTGGTCCTGGCGTACTCGGGAGATGACGCCGAGACCGCCCGCAGCCTGGCGCAGCACATCTCCTTCGCCAACCCTTCGTACCTCTCCCGCGATGAGGTGCCCGAGGAGGACGTGGAGAAGGAGCGCCAGATCGTCACGGAGATCTCGCGCAACGAGGGCAAGCCCGAGGCGGCTCTGCCCAAGATCGTCGAAGGACGCGTGAACGCCTTCTTCAAGCAGGTGTCGCTTCTGGACCAGGACTACGCCCGCGACAACAAGCTGTCGGTGGCCCAGGTCGCCAAGGACGCAGGTCTGACCCTCACCGGGTTCGCCCGGTTCAAGGTCGGCGCCTGA
- the rpsB gene encoding 30S ribosomal protein S2, with product MAVVTIRQLLDSGVHFGHQTRRWNPKVKRFILTERSGIHIIDLQQSLSYIDKAYEFVKETVAHGGTVLFVGTKKQAQEVIAEQATRVGQPYVNQRWLGGLLTNFQTVSKRLARMKELEELDYDNPADSGFTKKELLLKKRELDKLHKSLGGIRNMAKTPSAIWVVDAKREHLAVDEATKLGIPIIGILDTNADPDEFQYPIPGNDDAIRSVSLLTRIIADAAAEGLIQRHQPADADEAAEPLAEWERELLEQGSTVTGAADVSVAATETAADEAGAAAAEAAVAAETAETPETAEEAADAPEVAADEATEK from the coding sequence ATGGCCGTCGTTACCATTCGCCAGCTGCTCGACAGCGGCGTGCACTTCGGACACCAGACCCGTCGGTGGAACCCGAAGGTCAAGCGCTTCATCCTCACCGAGCGCAGCGGCATCCACATCATCGACTTGCAGCAGTCGCTGTCGTACATCGACAAGGCGTACGAGTTCGTCAAGGAGACCGTCGCGCACGGCGGGACCGTCCTGTTCGTCGGAACGAAGAAGCAGGCCCAGGAGGTCATCGCCGAGCAGGCGACCCGCGTCGGCCAGCCCTACGTCAACCAGCGCTGGCTCGGCGGACTCCTCACCAACTTCCAGACGGTGTCCAAGCGCCTGGCTCGTATGAAGGAGCTCGAGGAGCTCGACTACGACAACCCGGCAGACAGCGGCTTCACCAAGAAGGAGCTCCTGCTGAAGAAGCGCGAGCTCGACAAGCTGCACAAGTCCCTCGGCGGTATCCGCAACATGGCCAAGACGCCGTCCGCGATCTGGGTCGTGGACGCCAAGCGCGAGCACCTCGCCGTCGATGAGGCCACGAAGCTCGGCATCCCGATCATCGGCATCCTCGACACCAACGCGGACCCCGACGAGTTCCAGTACCCGATCCCCGGCAACGACGACGCCATCCGCTCGGTGTCGCTGTTGACGCGCATCATCGCCGACGCCGCTGCCGAGGGCCTGATCCAGCGTCACCAGCCCGCAGACGCCGACGAGGCCGCCGAGCCGCTCGCCGAGTGGGAGCGTGAACTCCTGGAGCAGGGCAGCACGGTCACGGGTGCCGCCGATGTGTCGGTCGCCGCGACCGAGACCGCTGCCGACGAGGCCGGTGCCGCCGCCGCCGAGGCGGCCGTCGCCGCCGAGACTGCGGAGACCCCCGAGACCGCCGAGGAAGCGGCCGACGCCCCCGAGGTCGCGGCCGACGAGGCCACCGAGAAGTAA
- a CDS encoding M23 family metallopeptidase — protein sequence MASSAPSDRPPQTNRWAAFRLALVLGFAFAVAGPPPVGAATPPDDVSIPLAGTWGWPLEPFRLVRPYIAPAHQYAPGHRGIDIAPIGSPSSVEVVAPADGVIAFSGQVAGRPVVTIDHGAGFVSTLEPASGVLPPGTAVDRGGVVAILSEGGHSAPGTLHFGVRRNGAYINPMLLLGGVPRAILLPCC from the coding sequence ATGGCCTCGAGCGCACCGTCCGATCGACCCCCACAGACGAACCGGTGGGCGGCATTCCGGCTGGCTCTTGTGCTCGGCTTCGCGTTCGCGGTCGCAGGCCCCCCTCCCGTCGGCGCGGCGACTCCGCCCGACGATGTCTCGATCCCGCTCGCAGGAACCTGGGGATGGCCTCTGGAGCCGTTCCGGCTCGTCCGCCCGTACATCGCGCCCGCGCACCAGTATGCGCCAGGCCATCGGGGCATCGACATCGCCCCGATCGGGTCACCGTCGTCGGTGGAGGTCGTCGCGCCGGCGGACGGGGTGATCGCCTTCAGCGGACAGGTGGCAGGGCGCCCGGTGGTCACGATCGACCACGGGGCGGGGTTCGTCTCCACGCTGGAACCCGCCTCGGGCGTTCTCCCCCCGGGGACCGCGGTCGATCGCGGGGGCGTCGTCGCCATCCTGTCCGAGGGCGGCCACAGCGCGCCCGGCACGCTCCACTTCGGTGTGCGCCGAAACGGCGCCTACATCAACCCGATGCTGCTTCTCGGAGGGGTGCCGCGCGCGATCCTCCTCCCCTGCTGCTGA
- a CDS encoding tyrosine recombinase XerC produces the protein MRLSAVIERYLAHLRDVRRLSPATIRAYRADLRDLADILDDPDIGEITREDLREWLWRVQQSGASRATLARRAASARGLFVWAVAAGDLSTDPAARLVTPKRGRTLPTVAPAEALAEMLADLGAAASQTGDPLALRDHAILELLYGAGIRVSELCGLDTDDVDRERRTVRVWGKGAKERVVPFGMPASEALEAWFVRARPVLLARQADRDRGSAALFLGARGARLGPRTVYDLVARTVGPLVGRPVGPHALRHSAATHLLDGGADLRSVQEILGHESLGTTQIYTHVSHERLTASYRLAHPRA, from the coding sequence ATGCGGCTCTCGGCGGTCATCGAGCGCTACCTGGCGCACCTGCGCGACGTCCGGCGGCTGTCACCGGCAACCATCCGTGCGTACCGCGCCGATCTGCGCGACCTCGCCGACATCCTCGACGATCCCGACATCGGCGAGATCACTCGCGAGGATCTGCGCGAGTGGCTCTGGCGCGTCCAGCAGAGCGGGGCCTCCCGGGCGACCCTCGCACGGCGTGCGGCATCGGCGAGGGGACTCTTCGTCTGGGCGGTGGCCGCCGGCGACCTCTCGACCGACCCCGCCGCCCGCCTCGTCACTCCGAAGCGCGGACGGACTCTGCCGACGGTGGCACCCGCCGAGGCGCTCGCCGAGATGCTCGCCGATCTGGGGGCTGCAGCGTCGCAGACGGGCGATCCTCTCGCGCTGCGCGACCACGCGATCCTCGAGCTGCTCTACGGGGCCGGCATCCGCGTCTCGGAACTCTGCGGCCTCGACACCGACGATGTGGATCGCGAGCGGCGCACCGTGCGGGTCTGGGGAAAAGGGGCCAAGGAGCGCGTCGTGCCGTTCGGCATGCCCGCGTCTGAGGCGCTGGAGGCATGGTTCGTGCGGGCGCGCCCCGTGCTCCTCGCGCGGCAGGCTGATCGAGACCGCGGGAGTGCTGCGCTCTTCCTCGGCGCGCGCGGGGCACGGCTCGGTCCGCGGACCGTGTACGACCTCGTGGCACGCACGGTCGGCCCCCTCGTCGGGAGACCCGTCGGTCCGCACGCCCTGCGGCACAGCGCCGCCACCCACCTGCTGGACGGCGGGGCCGACCTCCGCAGCGTCCAGGAGATCCTCGGTCACGAGAGCCTCGGCACCACGCAGATCTACACCCACGTGTCGCACGAACGCCTCACCGCGTCGTACCGTCTGGCTCATCCTCGAGCGTGA
- the dprA gene encoding DNA-processing protein DprA — protein MRMWPESSDAARRALAGVRGADSSDSDEADTWARVAWNLLTEPGDGSAGHLIAEYGALRALEMVVNAGPAPTHLAGAAEQGRERWMPRWRPEGVAEACAAAARAGVQLIVPGDPSWPTAVDDLGAHRPVCLWVRGSAALLRPAGAAVALVGARAATSYGEHVAGELAADLAGSGVTVVSGAAYGIDGAAHRAALTVGGDTVAFLAGGADRAYPGGHSHLIDRIATNGAIVSEAPCGAAPTKWRFLQRNRLIAAISDATVVVEAGWRSGSLNTAGHAASLGRPLGAVPGPITSTASAGCHRLLREYDARCITSAGDVRELLGWEDGMLLPAVSGDRTDRTTRVIDALSVRSEKDLSQIARSSGLAPAEVEAELGILALSGGVERGRTGWRRVPSWTR, from the coding sequence ATGAGAATGTGGCCGGAGTCTTCTGATGCCGCGAGGCGCGCGCTGGCGGGCGTCCGCGGTGCGGATTCATCCGACTCCGACGAAGCCGACACGTGGGCACGGGTGGCGTGGAACCTCCTCACCGAACCCGGTGACGGCTCCGCCGGTCACCTCATCGCAGAGTACGGCGCCCTTCGGGCGCTCGAGATGGTGGTGAATGCGGGCCCCGCGCCCACGCACCTCGCCGGGGCTGCGGAGCAGGGCCGAGAGCGCTGGATGCCGCGGTGGCGGCCGGAAGGTGTCGCCGAAGCGTGTGCGGCCGCGGCGCGGGCCGGTGTGCAGCTCATCGTCCCCGGCGATCCGTCATGGCCGACGGCGGTGGATGACCTGGGAGCCCATCGGCCTGTCTGTCTCTGGGTGCGTGGAAGCGCCGCCCTGTTGCGGCCGGCGGGCGCCGCCGTCGCGCTGGTCGGCGCGCGGGCGGCGACATCCTACGGCGAGCACGTCGCCGGAGAGCTCGCCGCCGACCTCGCCGGCTCGGGGGTGACGGTGGTCTCCGGCGCGGCCTACGGCATCGATGGCGCCGCTCACCGCGCCGCGCTCACGGTCGGCGGCGACACCGTGGCTTTCCTCGCCGGCGGCGCAGATCGCGCGTATCCGGGCGGGCACAGTCATCTGATCGATCGCATCGCTACCAACGGCGCGATCGTCAGCGAAGCCCCGTGCGGCGCGGCGCCGACGAAATGGCGGTTCCTCCAGCGCAACCGGCTGATCGCGGCGATCTCCGATGCGACGGTGGTCGTCGAGGCAGGGTGGCGAAGCGGCTCACTCAACACGGCCGGTCATGCCGCCTCCCTGGGACGTCCGCTCGGCGCGGTGCCCGGGCCGATCACCAGCACCGCCTCGGCGGGGTGTCATCGGCTGCTGCGGGAGTACGACGCGCGCTGCATCACCTCCGCGGGCGATGTCCGCGAGCTCCTCGGTTGGGAGGACGGGATGCTGCTTCCGGCGGTGAGCGGGGACCGCACCGATCGGACCACGCGCGTCATCGACGCCCTCAGCGTGCGATCGGAGAAGGACCTGTCCCAGATCGCCCGGTCCTCAGGCCTCGCGCCTGCCGAGGTCGAGGCGGAGCTCGGGATCCTCGCCCTCTCCGGAGGCGTGGAACGCGGCAGGACCGGATGGCGCCGGGTACCTTCGTGGACGAGATGA
- a CDS encoding YifB family Mg chelatase-like AAA ATPase produces the protein MTVVRTRAVALTGLDGALVEVEADLSQQTPDFRIIGLPDKSLGEAVQRVHNACANNGLTLPRRKLTVNLSPASLPKNGSGFDVAIAVAAIATELPLARESLDATVHIGELGLDGRLRPVPGVLPAVLAAARKGIRRAVVPHANREEAQLVTGIEVLGAVNIAEVVAFHGGSVEVPEQSAVPAARPEETAGEVLELADVVGQPEAVTALIVAAAGGHHILMSGPPGAGKTMLARRLPGILPPLDEDAALLAASVRSLGGQAVSALRRTPPFEAPHHSASVAALVGGGSRIIRPGAIARAATGILFLDEAGEFPAHALDALRQPLESGRITIHRAGAVAEFPARFQLVAATNPCPCGQFAVPGGSCVCPPIAIRRYLGRLSGPLLDRIDIELSMRRVAVAPGQGDAGGTTTADAHAQVREARARAAHRLRETPWRVNADVSGSWLRQGPAAPSPIIRRPLDAALHRGALTLRGYDRVLRVAWSLADLGARPQLSVEDIGRALFLKKGVTA, from the coding sequence GTGACCGTCGTTCGTACCCGGGCTGTCGCCCTGACGGGCCTGGATGGAGCCCTCGTCGAGGTCGAAGCCGACCTCTCGCAGCAGACTCCCGATTTCCGGATCATCGGCCTGCCCGACAAGTCGCTCGGAGAAGCCGTCCAGCGGGTCCACAACGCGTGCGCCAACAACGGCCTGACGCTTCCGCGACGCAAGCTCACCGTCAACCTGTCGCCCGCGAGTCTGCCCAAGAACGGATCCGGGTTCGATGTCGCGATCGCGGTCGCCGCCATCGCCACCGAGCTCCCTCTCGCCCGGGAATCGCTCGACGCCACGGTGCACATCGGCGAACTCGGTCTGGACGGACGGCTTCGACCGGTGCCCGGCGTCCTTCCCGCCGTGCTCGCTGCAGCCCGCAAGGGCATCCGGCGCGCGGTGGTGCCCCATGCCAACCGCGAGGAGGCTCAGCTGGTGACCGGCATCGAGGTGCTCGGCGCCGTCAACATCGCCGAGGTGGTCGCGTTCCACGGCGGATCCGTCGAGGTACCCGAGCAGTCTGCGGTTCCGGCGGCGCGGCCCGAGGAGACGGCGGGGGAGGTGCTGGAACTTGCAGACGTGGTGGGGCAGCCCGAAGCGGTGACCGCGCTCATCGTCGCGGCGGCGGGTGGCCACCACATTCTGATGAGCGGCCCTCCCGGGGCGGGCAAGACGATGCTGGCGCGGCGTCTCCCCGGCATCCTGCCCCCGCTCGACGAGGACGCCGCGCTCCTGGCAGCCTCCGTGCGGTCGCTCGGCGGGCAAGCCGTCTCGGCTCTTCGCCGGACTCCGCCCTTCGAGGCTCCGCACCACAGCGCGAGCGTGGCTGCGCTCGTCGGTGGCGGATCGCGGATCATCCGGCCGGGGGCGATCGCCCGCGCGGCGACCGGCATCCTGTTCCTCGATGAGGCGGGGGAGTTTCCTGCGCACGCGTTGGACGCGCTGCGCCAGCCCTTGGAGAGCGGCCGGATCACCATCCACCGGGCCGGGGCGGTCGCGGAGTTCCCGGCGCGATTCCAGCTCGTGGCTGCAACCAATCCCTGCCCCTGCGGACAGTTCGCCGTGCCGGGCGGATCGTGTGTCTGCCCGCCGATCGCCATCCGGCGCTACCTCGGCCGGCTTTCGGGCCCCCTGCTCGACCGGATCGATATCGAGCTGTCGATGCGTCGGGTGGCGGTCGCGCCCGGCCAGGGCGATGCCGGCGGCACCACCACCGCCGACGCGCACGCTCAGGTGCGCGAGGCGCGGGCACGCGCTGCGCATCGCCTCCGCGAAACCCCGTGGCGGGTGAATGCCGACGTGTCGGGAAGCTGGCTCCGGCAGGGGCCGGCCGCACCGTCGCCGATCATCCGCCGGCCACTGGATGCTGCGCTCCACCGCGGAGCGCTGACCCTGCGCGGGTACGACCGGGTTCTCCGGGTCGCCTGGTCGCTCGCCGATCTCGGCGCCCGCCCGCAACTGAGCGTCGAAGACATCGGGCGTGCTCTGTTCCTGAAGAAGGGGGTGACCGCATGA